One genomic window of Gossypium hirsutum isolate 1008001.06 chromosome D11, Gossypium_hirsutum_v2.1, whole genome shotgun sequence includes the following:
- the LOC107911968 gene encoding LIM domain-containing protein PLIM2c-like: MAFTGTLDKCKACDKTVHVVDMMTLEGVPYHKTCFKCSHCKGNLVMNTYSSMDGVLYCKPHFEQLFKESGNFSKNFQTAKTEKQNDTSRTPNKLSSLFSGTQDKCAACEKTVYPLEKITMEGECFHKTCFRCAHGGCPLTHSSYAALNGILYCKHHYAQLFMVKGNYNHVLQSATHRRNTSTASSTDFAENQADLETAAANQDDNEEQS, from the exons ATGGCATTCACGGGAACTTTGGACAAATGCAAGGCTTGTGATAAGACTGTCCATGTGGTTGATATGATGACTCTTGAAGGAGTTCCTTACCATAAAACTTGTTTCAAATGCAGCCATTGCAAGGGAAACCTTGTG ATGAACACCTACTCCTCCATGGATGGAGTCCTGTATTGCAAGCCTCATTTTGAGCAACTATTTAAGGAATCTGGCAATTTCAGCAAGAATTTTCAAACAG CGAAGACCGAGAAGCAAAATGACACG TCGAGGACTCCCAACAAACTCTCATCCTTATTCTCTGGAACCCAAGATAAATGTGCTGCTTGCGAGAAAACAGTGTACCCATTAGAAAAG ATTACAATGGAAGGGGAATGCTTTCATAAAACATGCTTTAGGTGCGCTCATGGAGGGTGCCCTTTGACACACTCATCCTATGCGGCTTTGAATGGTATCCTCTACTGCAAGCATCATTACGCTCAACTTTTCATGGTGAAAGGGAACTACAACCATGTCCTCCAGTCTGCTACACATAGGAGGAACACCTCCACTGCATCATCCACGGACTTTGCTGAAAACCAAGCTGACCTCGAAACTGCAGCGGCTAATCAAGATGACAATGAAGAACAGTCATAA